The following DNA comes from Ptychodera flava strain L36383 chromosome 23 unlocalized genomic scaffold, AS_Pfla_20210202 Scaffold_24__1_contigs__length_23054250_pilon, whole genome shotgun sequence.
ACAAATTAAAAACCGGGGGCGGGGGAATACAATACACCTTTCCGCTGGCGTTGGTTGCGGTTGAAGGATCTACACCTCCACCGCTGGATTCAGTTGTTGCGACCCAAACATTCGACCTCGATGAACAAGTACACTTCGACTGTAGCCTAATATTTGCATCAAAAAACTAGTACAGTTGACTAGTTCCACAAGTGAATATACGCCATTCAATGTCACCATACAGACTGTCCACTCGTCAACGCGCTCAGCTAAATGTTTCTTTTATGCATCGTCACCACTGCATTGAATGCGCATTATACACACAGTATGACCTATCGAGAATGCCCTTCGGTATTATTTCAGGTTACACGTTATCAAAAATCTTTGATTTCGCTTTGTGTCAACATACCACAAAAAGAAGACTTTGGAGAAGTTACGTGAAAAAGCGTATCTTTTCATTTACAGGAGAAAGGTCAAAACCTGAAGGCCATACTCGCAATGTGTTTCAAAGCGGTGACTTACTCTGTTCCATGCATCTAAAATTGCTTTTGCTTTTAGCGTGTTCTATTTACGGGTACAGAAAGAGAGTCAAGAATATCAACAGCTAGGCCTGCACTATACACACTAAAAGACGGATGTTTTCATTATCTAGCTGAGGAGAAAGAAGAAGTATGCTTACTTCTGCATTACAGATAAACGGATTCTGTATTAAAGCCAATCAAAGTCGTGTACATTAATACTCTGATAGATTATATACGCAGCAGTCAGTGTTATAGGCGTGTGTCAGTGTTATAGGCGATTCGTGGCACGGTTTACCAGTGATTGCGCATGATTTCTACACACGAACAGACTTTCAACGTGGCTTTTGGAAAACAAGCCTGCCTGAAGGAATGACATTAAAGAGAGAAGTCCCCTATAAAAGTAGGCAAGGCAAGGCGATAGCGGCATTCATTGTGTAAGAGTACGAGGaaggggtcatttgaaaaaacgtTAAACTACCCTTTAGGTGTTGGGctccctttgagcgccaacgtcCATTTTTCtcccctttacaaaatatatcctggtcaatttttctcagatttttgcaaaaatttgataaaaaactgtagccaatgaaatatagTGCCCATTTGGTTCAACATAAtcaaaattcatacaaattcgtaaaagattggtaaaatgtggcagtaaaattttggtgggaaaaattacagcactcaaagggttactaACCCGCATGAGCACTCAAATTAGGTGCATATCCTGTCAATACAAAAGTTAGATGTAAATGCacacatgccggaaaatgccaagagagtttgaccggttaagaagggcttgactacgcagtttctgcgtagtgaagcttcattacgtattcatggtgaccctggccagctgtcaataactttgggggcttttgtcttttggcctgctttgcatatgcgtcgttggacacctcctgccaatcacccaggtagtcaattaaactattaattgactgtttaccgacccaattaacactatccagcagtatcagtcatattttaatcgcatGGCCCGGgtggcacaacgtaggaacgcgtgtattcaatgtgtacgtttcacttgtggtgttgtttgtaccatcgtgtgtttgaagtccttgtttcacctacagcattaccttcaaggtgacaggcttactattaatgttcagtatcattgcaccgagttctgcccaaggtgaaaaccacctgttttgcctactaattactgcccgtcgctgcccgtcctgaatgtagcctatctatagctacagtaatcacataaatcatttatcagttttgatatatactcctaaattgtaagtttgatcaaaatcgagaccacattcaagggctatgcagactgtccatgtacgcacgcacagtgacaagaaggcggcaaacacctactcaccaagcatttcgaatcggcgaaaagaagcataaaaaagctaggctcatcgccaaaacaaacgcgccaagcgctaacaaaaacccataccaagcggcccttttcagggccaccaaatactccaaaaagggaactaccaaaaaatacgataaaatgacatagaacacacaaacacttaaaagaaataacaaaatcgtacacataacaaacaactgaaacacacattaaatacaaaataaacaatcacagtaacgtaacagaaaacaaggccgtggaaataaatcagctatttccaaagaaaaaccGACaataacatgaaattcaacaacaacctatcatcgctcaaactatgaaactccgaaaaatagtactaggcaaaagccttaaaattcattcggacacaacaaaaccaaacagaataaaaccacctcaggatttcaacaaaaaagtcgtataatgtgactacgctacatcgtgagacacaatcaatcgcaacaacaccaattcaaagaaaagtcaaattggactcacgaacaacaaaaaaacaaaaacttgaaagctatctgaagcttctaaactcgcacttctagagataccctttcaaacaaggaaacaaaacatgtcgcgtgcaaaagaatcgcgataaaccagcttgcaaacatcggacaaattttgggaaaataacccttcgacaagggtcggtttttcgttattgtcaacacaaacgattacgtactcgaatgcgaaaggcaattacgtaacactcagtaatatacacaactagccagaacaaacagtaaacaaagtaaatgaactattaattaaaatgtacgagagcaagcacatcaaccaggatacttgtaagtatcttgatccaataaacataaaatccataccccgcagtggtacttattgcctaaaaattcacaaacctccgcaaaaatctaaaagacacaccagtcaaaacaaaatttaccgaagtaaagaaatatagaacaaacaaaccgaaccaccaaacggactcacaacgtgaccaaaattaatatacttgcctcgctaatcggaaagcaagaccactaaatgcattaaaataaattttcacaaacacaaactaaggaaagaatctacactgcgactgatgagaaaccacactcgggtttcgaaacgcaagcgtcaaagggccactctatcaacttttgtaacaacataagtccggctgcgtctcgccataagctttccccacacaaacaaaacattaccgtacacactaatccaaacttctctacaaatatccaaagcgaaacaaacatttcattaacacaaacaatcggataagaatataggaacacattttcgaaacgaatcaaacacaaactcgacacaaaaacatttaggatagttaggtggggagcctgtttcacattttttacatctcgctatactgtctataattctaaaaataaagtcatctgccacttttctgtatacgcggttgtcaaaactcatctcttcaatcgaaagtcgggcgatttcatggttctttggggcacttaagtgtacgtcgagcttaaggaatgtagttacattcgcgatgttttattcgaaaattatttattccttcaagggcaaatgcacataatttatgctgttggaaatactggccgctcataaacaagacaataaactcaatatatgtgcatctttacttatattgtcaaagtaccaccgacacccacaaaaaaccaaatggttcagtccaggtatttgcaactctgccatccgactggtcaacaggaaatcaaccacaggtgtcttttggcacgcgtatacgccagtcaccaaGGCGACgataatctgcaccacttatcaccatcgggaaggtactcctccccatataccactggtgatcccaccctcaaggcactgcgtcattcgaccaagcattgttattgtaatttcctgcataaaattaacagcgaggtcaaccggtcaaactctcttggcattttctctcatgcaTGTTGCTCGAGGTAGACACAGTCGGCAAAGTGCAATACTTttagaaaaacacaaaaataaacaaaacagatCTTTTTCGAAATGCTTTCTCCAAAAGTTGAAATGTTGTACAAGAGTAGTCAAAAAACATACCCCGCAAAATGTCATCTCAGGTAATTAGTATATTGTCTTGTACTGGATTAAATACCTTCGGTTTGAAAGTTGTGTTTTAGTCAATTGTGATTCCGTGTTGCAGGACGTAGTTTCCGAACACAAATTCCAATACAGCAGATGTTATACTTTGATTTTCAGGTTTATAATTTACAAAGTTCCGAAGATCCTTAAGAGTAAAAATGAATTGATGAGAGCTGGTGTTGCGTACTACTACTTTGATCCATCTGTCCAGACAGGCAGACTATCAACCGTTGGGATAGACTCACCAAACCAGGCACTGGCGAAGACATTGAACCAAATTTACAGCAACCACAAATCTAAGGTAGGGTTCGTTCATAGTGGTTCGTCTCTTACTGAGATGACGGGAGGTCTGGGATTGACATAGAAGTGGATCAATATACCACCAATCACCTGCGTTTTGATTATTATCGACAAAGTTGTTAAATGGAAAAGCTGTTTTCTTAACTTATATTGATGGCCCACTTAATATTTTAGAAGATGGTAGTCGCCATGCATTTTTTAATTgcaaaattatcatgttttgaAACGATGGAGTGTTTTTCGTGGCGCGTTTTTTAAATTCCagcatgatttttatggactttGTAATCGTCAATTAAAACATCCTTAAAATTGTGCATTGGGATTTACAAATTTGTCACATCTAATTTTTTGTCATTCACCAGAGTGTCGCCTACTTAATGTATAGTGATAGTTGGCCGCATCAAAAAGCAAAGTCAAATCGAGGTCATACGAAAGGTAAGATTTTGCAGCTAGTTGTTTGGTATAGTAGCAGCAGAATCGGTAGCAGTGGTGGTAGTAGTGTTTGTCGCAGGAAAATGTTGGCGGACGTGTCCATTTGGCGAGTCCATGTATCAAACGATGGTAAGACACTTCAAACAAATTGTCCAGATTGAACTATCGTCTGCACGGTTTTGTTGATTTTCTCTGCATTTGTTGTGTTAAAATCGGTTTAAATTTAAGCGTTCAAAATGGTCGTTCTTTTCAAAGCCTTAATGATGATGCTTTCCTAGTTCCTTGCTTGAAACGGTGCCTTCATTTTCTGTGCAGGCGACGTCTGCCTGGACAAAACCAGCGGATTTTGGCTGGTACACAGTGTTCCTCAATTTCCGGAATACTCCAATAGAAGTTATTTGTGGCCTTCCAATGCCAAGAAAAATGGACAATCGCTGTTTTGTGTGTCTGCGTCGGTTCAAAGTGGAAGTTTTCGAAAAATAGGTGAGTAGATAATCAGTTGATGAGAACCGTAAATGACAGGTTCAATAAAGTAATGTCTAGAAATGACAAATTATAGTTATAAATAAAGGCCTCTTATATGAAATCTCGGTTGCACGTCCTGTGCTACTTTTGTAAGCAATAAGCTCTACCTTTAATTCGGTCACACCTTTTCTTTCTTAAAATAATTACATAAGTCATGATTTACAACCttgtcaaaaatcaaaacaagattttctgtcttttgtccTAAGCAACGGCACTGCAGTATAACTGGCCCTGGGTTTACGACTATAACGTCCCTGATGATATTGACGCCAAAGTACCGGCTTTACTAGACATTGCCAATGGGCAGCATATAGATGTAAAAGAGGGCTATCAAGACACGTTCACATCGCTCGCAGGTCAGGTCTTCACTGTTTTTGGAAAGGGAGGAAAATTCAATGACGGTAAGTCGCTATAAATACTCTTCATGCCATAGGGAGCGATGGgatttcatacatacatacgtatttTAAGCGTATACATTCATTCGAATATAGACATATATTGTTTTTTGGGACTACACACAGTAGGTCAAACAATCAATGCTTTAGCCTTAATAACAGTCGTAAATGAAGGTAACAAgtttttttatgtttgtattatgagtattttgtcgtcatttatacatacattcaaatatatatatatatatatatatatatatatatatatatatatatatatataatatatatatatatatatatatatacacatacataccggCACTTGAAATAAATgcgcctatatatatatatatatatatatatatatatatatatatattatatatatatatattatatatatatatatatatatatatatatatatatatatatatattatatatatatatatatatatatatcggcaCTTGCGCCTAGATATTGTATAGTTCCAAAGAAGTAGGTGTATATTCACTGCTTACGTAATTATTTTTGCTAAGCTTTCATCAATATATAATATTCGTTATCAAATTATAGTTCACTGAATAAGTTCATGTGTGTTAATTCTTTACTCGAAGACTTGTATAGCAACCTGGTGGCGCcatacttcaaacaaaatatgttcACAGAGACGTGGCAGGTAGGACCCAGTCCGAAGATGGAGTCATACTGTCACAAGTACAAAATAGAAAACATCAAAAACGTTTCGTTACCTGGCGTCAAGTTTCCATCGACGCTGGACCATTCTAAATGGGCAATTACTTATGAAAGTGCAGGGGGTCAAGTCTGTATGGGTGACATAAACAGACAGGTAAGGTATTCCAGCAAGATGAAATTAGTGTACACGTGATGGAGATACAGAGATAGTACACGCCAGCATAGACACCGACACAAAATAACACGAACAAAGGAATTGACATAAAGTGACAGCGAGCATTTTAGGCATAGTACATGAATTGTTAGTTGGCCAAAGGTGAATAGTTTCTCTGTTTTTCTTagggccctgtcacaccttgacgatttagccagtaTATGCCGACGtatcaaaattctgtaaaacGCTGGCTaacgatgtatttttcaatttgggCGTATACGTGGCGAATTCATAACATACTCATAGGTTAAAAATACGTTTAGGGTACACTAGACaattacagtgcgtttcacctaggtaccgcaactcagcgtatgagacagacagaatccacgtacaaaacacacgattggcttgggtatcacggacacatttcaaagccaccgactcgtcgattaattacagtaaaccagcatgagGCAGCCGCTGTCTGGACTGAGAGATAAAAAGTTGACTAGACTTGATCTACGatgtaactgtttcttttacaatttcgtctaagagttcaagaggcgaaggtattctcaacagaaactaactaaaacgccacacattgtagatcaagtttATCTCacagtctagacagagcggctgcccAACGCTGGTTTATTGTAATTAATCATTAagtcggtgactttcaaatgtgttgtgtccgtctcatacgctgattGCGGTATCTAGCTGAAACGCACTGTATCTTGAAGTATTTTGCCTTATGAGTAACTAACAAGTAACGTGTGTGAACGTGTGTCAACGAGCCCAAAGCCTACTTACAATTTATGGCCCGCGTGTGAGGGACGTATGATCCATACAGAAATATTAAGGTAATGTACAtatgttattttacatttgaGTGGACATAGGCTGTTGAACTCCTTATTTTAGGATAATCATGttcatattttatgttttacagCTGGCGCAAAAGTCTCGTGGCGGCGGAATGTTGTGCACCCGTCTCCCTAAACTATGGAAAAAATTTACAACCTTCGTGGAAGAAATAGAGAACTGTCATAGGGTTGCTTGGAATTTCTAACATTATCAAAGTAATGGGATCTATTTACAGTCTTCTAGCGGCTAGGACTCAACTGATGTCATCTTTAAAAGAACAGAATACCGATGGGTGGTACAGAGTGAGCAAGTTGCATTGGTTTGCATTTAGACATGCAAAAGAACATTCTTGTAGTATTGTCATTTTCGTTAAAAATTAGCAAGATTCAATCATCAACAAATAGACCTGCGACGACCCAAGCTGACTCAGCGGTTTGTTAAGTGCTTTTGATCAATATATAATTGTGTACCTTCATTGCTTGCTCGGCAACACTCGTTTTCGTCTTCATAgtctaaaattaatttgtgaaggaatattttagaagTCAGTGAAATAGCACTGCTTCGGTTTTAATAAGTTCCCTGTTAATGTTTGAGGTCTGAAATTAATCACAAAGTAGTGTAAACTCTAAAAAATCGAAAGTATGGCGTGTTTGTTTACGATGTATCTCAAATTGTTCTCATCGTCTTTTTACTATTCCCAGTAATTTACAACAGgtgcaattataaaaatgacaataattttactttgattaaagAACTAGTAGTAAGTCGTTTGGGGTGTGTTGTATTTGTGGTGTAACCGTCAAGGTAAAGTTGAAATTTCCATTATGAACAGATGTTTCCTCTATGTTGACTTAGAATTTTTTTCCTGGTGCTTGTGATCAATATTGATCAATGTATTATTATCTATCTACATTGCATTGTCAGCATTTTTCTGTGTACAATCttaaattcatttgtaaaagaatattttatttagaATTCAGGAAATAATACTGTCTTAATCAATATTCAGGAAATAACACTGTCTTAATCAGTTCCCTTATTAACGTTTGACGGTTGAAATGCGTCATAAGGAAGTGTGAACGGCGAAAAAGCGGAAGGTATGGTGTAATTCTATACGATGTATCTCAAAGTAATGACGGACCATCATTTTTCTCATCATATGTATTGTCTACTAACGGTATTCTAATAAGAAATTACATTTATCCACCTTTTTTCACTAACTGTAGGCCTAAATGAGGTTGCAATGTTGCATCGGTATTTATGTAACCTTGACGGGTATCGTACTAGCTTTTGCAAACACAAGCAAATATGTTGATATTACTTAGAAGTCAcccaaatttacaattgtccTTTTTAATTGTGTCTCAATTCAAAAACGTATTACAAAAAGAGTACATAACTGTGTAGAGAAAATCAGCTGATATAACATCTTCTTAACTGAAGCATACCagttaatgtatttattcagactTGGCCCCTAAACAGACAGTATACTCTGGAATACTGATAAATAATTAACTTGATAGGTAATATTCATTATAGTGTCAAAACATTAATTACAGGAAATGGAGGATCTTTCATGGGCAAAAAGGGCCCTACATTGTTCAGTACAGCACCCCCAGCCGAACAACGCTTAGGGCaggttgctagtgacgacagcgaacaaTGTATcagtttcatttcaataaaatatcgatcgaaatctggtTGCCTGTCTCTCATATTTCCAGGTTACGTCATGCATTTGTCCATGTCAGCCCGTATATTGACTTATgtaccataaaatcaacgtatctGTTGTTTTCTTCCACTCGAATTGAATCGAAGACAGTTTGTATAGTATTGGTGAAACTTTTATGTCTCAGCGTATTTTGGCGCTCTTTAGACAAGTTTGGCGCCATACGACCCGCGTGTATGCAacacaacattgtatcaatttggaacaaaagaatatcgatcaaTAATGTTCACTACACgttcacagtggagactctacaccaGTTCGCTTCCGTTTcgtgttatttttacaaatttactgCGATGTTCATGGTTCATAttcacccaaattttgtataaaagacaacaacttgacaggtattttatctgtacaatttaagagacacttgctgattaatttgcgtcaatttcagacccttgttctgcacatgtaaacgccgtcagatcgccatatttttgacggcaacagtatatttcagtgatcagaata
Coding sequences within:
- the LOC139125002 gene encoding plancitoxin-1-like, whose product is MLKFVVFVVCLFVSACAAISCKDDQGKNVDWFIIYKVPKILKSKNELMRAGVAYYYFDPSVQTGRLSTVGIDSPNQALAKTLNQIYSNHKSKSVAYLMYSDSWPHQKAKSNRGHTKGDVCLDKTSGFWLVHSVPQFPEYSNRSYLWPSNAKKNGQSLFCVSASVQSGSFRKIATALQYNWPWVYDYNVPDDIDAKVPALLDIANGQHIDVKEGYQDTFTSLAGQVFTVFGKGGKFNDDLYSNLVAPYFKQNMFTETWQVGPSPKMESYCHKYKIENIKNVSLPGVKFPSTLDHSKWAITYESAGGQVCMGDINRQLAQKSRGGGMLCTRLPKLWKKFTTFVEEIENCHRVAWNF